The following are encoded together in the Arthrobacter sp. Y-9 genome:
- a CDS encoding DNA-directed RNA polymerase subunit beta', which produces MSSESSFGLMQIGLATADDIRDWSYGEVKKPETINYRTLKPEKDGLFCEKIFGPSRDWECYCGKYKRVRFKGIICERCGVEVTRAKVRRERMGHIELAAPVTHIWYFKGVPSRLGYLLDLAPKDLEKVIYFAAYMITSVDEENRHAELPNLQIEHDVEKKQLVDTRDADIAAIARDLEDELARLEGEGAKAADKKKARDSADRQMANVRKRADADIERLEQVWDRFKNLKVADLEGDEGLYRELRDRYGMYFEGSMGAEAIKKRLETFDLEAEAELLKDIIQNGKGQRKTRALKRLKVVNAFLTTDNSPLGMVLDAVPVIPPELRPMVQLDGGRFATSDLNDLYRRVINRNNRLKRLLELGAPEIIVNNEKRMLQEAVDNLFDNGRRGRPVTGPGNRPLKSLSEMLKGKQGRFRQNLLGKRVDYSGRSVIVVGPQLKLHQCGLPKQMALELFKPFVMKRLVDLNHAQNIKSAKRMVERYRPQVWDVLEEIITEHPVLLNRAPTLHRLGIQAFEPQLVEGKAIQLHPLVCAAFNADFDGDQMAVHLPLSPEAQAEARILMLSSNNILKPSDGRPVTLPSQDMIIGLYHLTTKRVGSAGEGRIFSSVSEAIMAFDARELHLNSKVKIRLDNFVPYEGWEGPEGWEPGQPVLVETSLGQVIFNDTLPADYPWVEAVADKGELSRIVNDLAERYPKVVTAATLDNLKDAGFYWATRSGVTVAVSDIEVPAAKPEILAGYEEKAAKIQSQYDKGLIDEDERRQELIELWGKATDEVASVMRKSLSPMNTINRMVSSGARGNWMQVRQIAGIRGLVANPRGEIIPRPIKSSYREGLSVLEYFIATHGARKGLADTALRTANSGYLTRRLVDVSQDVIVREADCGTERGLVTPIALVDENGELRLDENVENSAYARTLAVDVVDAEGNVLAAGGSDCGDVVIAELFAAGITEVKVRSVLTCESTVGTCALCYGRSLATGKTVDIGEAVGIIAAQSIGEPGTQLTMRTFHTGGAVSAGGGDDITQGLPRIQELFEARTPKGVAPISEAAGRVNIEEGENSVRIVVTPDDGTEELAYPILRRSRLLVADGEHVSVGQKLVQGPVDPKQVLRIMGPRAAQKFLVDEVQGVYRSQGIGIHDKHVEVIVRQMLRRVTVIESGDSDLLPGELAERSRFEGENRRVVSEGKKPASGRPELMGITKASLATESWLSAASFQETTRVLTQAAMEGKSDPLLGLKENVIIGKLIPAGTGLPRYTDVSVEPTEEAKASIFSAQASFSDFSYDPMGVDGGSEFHAIPLDDYDLGGDYR; this is translated from the coding sequence ATGTCCAGCGAATCTTCCTTCGGCCTCATGCAGATCGGCCTGGCCACTGCGGATGACATCCGTGACTGGTCCTATGGCGAAGTCAAGAAGCCGGAAACCATCAACTACCGCACTCTGAAGCCGGAGAAGGACGGTCTTTTCTGCGAGAAGATCTTCGGTCCTTCCCGTGACTGGGAGTGCTACTGCGGCAAGTACAAGCGCGTGCGCTTCAAGGGCATCATCTGTGAGCGCTGTGGCGTCGAGGTCACCCGCGCCAAGGTGCGCCGTGAGCGCATGGGCCACATCGAGCTCGCCGCTCCCGTCACCCACATCTGGTACTTCAAGGGCGTTCCGTCCCGTCTGGGGTACCTGCTCGACCTGGCGCCGAAGGACCTCGAGAAGGTCATCTACTTCGCCGCCTACATGATCACGAGCGTTGACGAGGAGAACCGTCACGCCGAACTGCCGAACCTCCAGATCGAGCACGACGTGGAGAAGAAGCAGCTGGTCGACACCCGCGACGCCGACATCGCCGCGATCGCCCGCGACCTGGAGGACGAGCTCGCTCGCCTCGAGGGCGAAGGCGCCAAGGCCGCCGACAAGAAGAAGGCCCGCGACTCCGCCGACCGCCAGATGGCGAACGTCCGCAAGCGTGCGGACGCCGACATCGAGCGTCTCGAGCAGGTCTGGGACCGCTTCAAGAACCTCAAGGTCGCCGACCTCGAGGGCGATGAGGGTCTGTACCGCGAGCTGCGCGACCGCTACGGCATGTACTTCGAGGGCTCCATGGGCGCCGAGGCGATCAAGAAGCGCCTCGAGACCTTCGACCTCGAGGCCGAGGCCGAGCTGCTCAAGGACATCATCCAGAACGGCAAGGGCCAGCGGAAGACCCGCGCGCTCAAGCGCCTCAAGGTCGTCAACGCGTTCCTCACCACGGACAACAGCCCGCTGGGCATGGTCCTGGACGCCGTCCCGGTGATCCCGCCGGAACTGCGCCCGATGGTGCAGCTGGACGGTGGCCGCTTCGCGACCTCCGACCTCAACGACCTGTACCGCCGTGTGATCAACCGCAACAACCGCCTCAAGCGTCTGCTCGAGCTCGGTGCTCCGGAGATCATCGTCAACAACGAAAAGCGCATGCTGCAGGAAGCTGTTGACAACCTCTTCGACAACGGCCGTCGCGGCCGTCCCGTCACGGGTCCGGGCAACCGTCCGCTGAAGTCCCTGAGCGAGATGCTCAAGGGCAAGCAGGGTCGTTTCCGCCAGAACCTCCTCGGCAAGCGCGTCGACTACTCCGGCCGTTCGGTCATCGTCGTCGGCCCGCAGCTGAAGCTGCACCAGTGTGGTCTGCCCAAGCAGATGGCTCTGGAGCTCTTCAAGCCGTTCGTGATGAAGCGCCTCGTGGACCTCAACCACGCGCAGAACATCAAGAGCGCGAAGCGCATGGTCGAGCGTTACCGTCCGCAGGTCTGGGACGTGCTGGAAGAGATCATCACCGAACACCCGGTGCTGCTCAACCGTGCACCCACCCTGCACCGTCTGGGCATCCAGGCCTTCGAGCCGCAGCTCGTGGAAGGCAAGGCCATCCAGCTGCACCCGCTCGTGTGCGCCGCCTTCAACGCGGACTTCGACGGCGACCAGATGGCTGTGCACCTGCCCCTGAGCCCCGAGGCCCAGGCTGAGGCGCGCATCCTGATGCTGTCCTCGAACAACATCCTGAAGCCGTCCGACGGCCGCCCCGTGACCCTCCCGTCGCAGGACATGATCATCGGTCTCTACCACCTGACCACCAAGCGTGTGGGCTCTGCTGGTGAAGGCCGGATCTTCTCCTCCGTCTCCGAGGCGATCATGGCGTTCGACGCGCGGGAACTCCACCTGAACTCCAAGGTGAAGATCCGCCTGGACAACTTCGTGCCGTACGAAGGCTGGGAAGGCCCCGAGGGCTGGGAGCCGGGTCAGCCGGTGCTGGTCGAGACCTCCCTGGGACAGGTCATCTTCAATGACACCCTGCCCGCGGACTACCCCTGGGTCGAGGCAGTCGCCGACAAGGGCGAGCTCTCCCGGATCGTCAACGATCTGGCCGAGCGTTACCCCAAGGTCGTCACCGCCGCGACGCTGGACAACCTCAAGGACGCCGGTTTCTACTGGGCCACGCGCTCCGGTGTGACCGTCGCCGTGTCCGACATCGAGGTCCCGGCCGCCAAGCCGGAGATCCTCGCGGGCTACGAGGAGAAGGCCGCGAAGATCCAGAGCCAGTACGACAAGGGTCTGATCGACGAGGACGAGCGCCGTCAGGAGCTCATCGAGCTCTGGGGCAAGGCCACCGACGAGGTCGCCTCGGTCATGCGCAAGTCCCTGTCCCCGATGAACACCATCAACCGCATGGTGTCCTCCGGTGCTCGTGGTAACTGGATGCAGGTCCGTCAGATCGCAGGTATCCGTGGCCTCGTGGCCAACCCCCGTGGTGAGATCATCCCGCGTCCGATCAAGTCCTCCTACCGTGAGGGCCTGTCCGTGCTCGAGTACTTCATCGCGACGCACGGCGCCCGTAAGGGTCTGGCTGACACCGCTCTGCGTACCGCCAACTCGGGTTACCTGACCCGTCGTCTGGTGGACGTCTCGCAGGACGTCATCGTCCGCGAGGCCGACTGTGGCACCGAGCGTGGTCTGGTGACCCCGATCGCCCTGGTCGACGAGAACGGTGAGCTGCGTCTGGACGAGAACGTCGAGAACAGCGCCTACGCCCGTACCCTGGCCGTCGACGTCGTCGACGCCGAGGGCAATGTGCTGGCCGCTGGCGGCAGCGACTGCGGTGACGTCGTCATCGCCGAGCTGTTCGCCGCGGGCATCACTGAGGTGAAGGTCCGGTCCGTGCTGACCTGTGAGTCCACGGTGGGCACCTGTGCTCTCTGCTACGGCCGTTCGCTGGCCACCGGCAAGACCGTGGACATCGGCGAGGCTGTCGGCATCATCGCCGCTCAGTCCATCGGTGAGCCCGGCACGCAGCTGACCATGCGTACGTTCCACACCGGTGGCGCCGTGTCCGCCGGCGGTGGCGACGACATCACCCAGGGTCTGCCCCGTATCCAGGAGCTCTTCGAGGCCCGCACCCCGAAGGGTGTGGCCCCGATCTCCGAGGCCGCCGGTCGCGTGAACATCGAGGAAGGTGAGAACTCGGTCCGCATCGTCGTCACTCCTGACGACGGCACGGAGGAGCTCGCCTACCCGATCCTGCGCCGCTCGCGTCTGCTGGTCGCCGACGGCGAGCATGTCTCGGTGGGCCAGAAGCTCGTCCAGGGTCCGGTGGACCCCAAGCAGGTGCTGCGCATCATGGGCCCCCGTGCCGCGCAGAAGTTCCTGGTGGACGAGGTCCAGGGCGTGTACCGCAGCCAGGGCATCGGCATCCACGACAAGCACGTGGAGGTCATCGTCCGCCAGATGCTGCGTCGCGTCACCGTGATCGAGTCCGGCGATTCGGATCTGCTGCCCGGCGAGCTCGCCGAGCGCAGCCGCTTCGAAGGCGAGAACCGCCGCGTGGTGTCCGAGGGCAAGAAGCCGGCCTCCGGCCGTCCCGAGCTCATGGGCATCACCAAGGCGTCGCTCGCCACCGAGTCGTGGCTGTCGGCCGCTTCCTTCCAGGAGACCACCCGGGTGCTCACCCAGGCGGCCATGGAAGGCAAGAGCGACCCGCTGCTGGGCCTCAAGGAGAACGTCATCATCGGTAAGCTCATCCCGGCCGGCACCGGCCTGCCGCGCTACACCGATGTCAGCGTCGAGCCGACGGAGGAGGCCAAGGCGAGCATCTTCTCCGCTCAGGCCTCGTTCAGCGACTTCTCCTACGACCCCATGGGTGTCGACGGAGGCAGCGAGTTCCACGCCATCCCGCTGGATGACTACGACCTCGGCGGCGACTACCGCTAA
- a CDS encoding YbaK/EbsC family protein: MEIRERPAAGSLQEAAALLGLPPSGIVKTLVVKRSDGTYLFALVPGGRAISWPKLRAVVGVNKLRLPEAELAFEATGFVRGTITPIGSTTDWPVFADQSITGRRVAMGAGAHGYSLFVDADELIRAYGATVADITVPED, encoded by the coding sequence ATCGAGATCCGCGAGCGGCCCGCCGCCGGGTCCCTCCAGGAGGCTGCGGCGCTGCTGGGCCTGCCGCCGTCGGGCATCGTGAAGACGCTCGTGGTCAAGCGTTCGGACGGGACGTACCTCTTCGCCCTGGTCCCGGGCGGCCGTGCCATCTCCTGGCCGAAGCTGCGCGCGGTGGTGGGGGTGAACAAGCTCCGTCTGCCGGAGGCCGAGCTCGCCTTCGAGGCCACCGGGTTCGTGCGGGGCACCATCACCCCGATCGGGAGCACCACCGACTGGCCCGTCTTCGCGGACCAGTCGATCACGGGCCGGAGGGTGGCCATGGGGGCCGGCGCGCACGGGTACAGCCTGTTCGTGGACGCCGATGAACTGATCCGCGCCTACGGGGCCACGGTCGCCGACATCACGGTCCCGGAGGACTGA
- the rpoB gene encoding DNA-directed RNA polymerase subunit beta produces the protein MVASSTPNNETATTDGATRRISFAKIHEPLDVPNLLALQTDSFDWLVGNERWQAKVAAAVEAGDESVATTSGLADIFEEISPIEDFQGTMSLSFSDPEFYEPKYTMAECKDRDATYSAPLYVKAEFINNNTGEIKQQTVFMGDFPLMTEKGTFVVNGTERVVVSQLVRSPGAYFEKSPDKTSDKDIYSARIIPSRGAWFELEIDKRDQVGVRLDRKRKQSVTVLLKALGWTEGQILEEFGQYDSMRATLEKDATQTQEEALLDIYRKLRPGEPPTVEAAQNLLDNLYFNAKRYDLAKVGRYKINRKLGIDRPLSDREASILHVEDIVAMIKFLVALHAGETTIKGVRDGQEVDLRVEVDDIDHFGNRRIRAVGELIENQVRTGLSRMERVVRERMTTQDVEAITPQSLINIRPVVAAIKEFFGTSQLSQFMDQNNPLSGLTHKRRLSALGPGGLSRDRAGMEVRDVHPSHYGRMCPIETPEGPNIGLIGSLASYGRINAFGFIETPYRKVSNGVVSDDVEYLTADDEAEVVIAQANAPLDADNRFTEETVLVRERGGGGEPVLIPAEDVQYMDVSPRQMVSVATALIPFLEHDDANRALMGANMQRQAVPLVRAEAPFVGTGMERAAAVDAGDVVVAKKAGVVSEVSADLVVMLNDDGTETSYRIGKFSRSNQGNCYNHRVLVDEGQRLEVGGIIADGPSTDQGELSLGRNLLVAFMSWEGHNFEDAIILSQRLVAEDVLSSIHIEEHEIDARDTKLGAEEITRDIPNVSEEVLAGLDERGIIHIGAEVEAGDILVGKVTPKGETELTPEERLLRAIFGEKSREVRDTSLKVPHGESGTVIGVRVFDRDNDDELPPGVNQLVRVYVAAKRKITDGDKLAGRHGNKGVISKILPIEDMPFLADGTPVDVVLNPLGVPGRMNVGQVLETHLGWVAKTGWKIEGEPEWVKNLPNLPRETAPNQTLATPVFDGAREEEIAGLLNSTNVTRDGDRLIDASGKTRLFDGRSGEPFPDPISVGYMYILKLHHLVDDKIHARSTGPYSMITQQPLGGKAQFGGQRFGEMEVWALEAYGAAYTLQELLTIKSDDIHGRVKVYEAIVKGENIPEPGVPESFKVLIKEMQSLCLNVEVLSTDGTTIEMRDSDDAVFTAAEELGIDLSRAEPSSVEEV, from the coding sequence TTGGTCGCCTCGAGCACCCCAAACAATGAAACCGCTACCACTGATGGTGCGACTCGTCGCATCTCATTCGCGAAGATTCACGAGCCGCTTGACGTCCCGAATCTGCTCGCACTCCAGACGGACAGCTTTGACTGGCTGGTAGGGAACGAGCGCTGGCAGGCCAAGGTCGCCGCCGCTGTCGAAGCCGGCGACGAGTCCGTCGCCACGACGTCCGGCCTGGCCGACATCTTCGAAGAGATCTCCCCGATCGAGGATTTCCAGGGCACCATGTCCCTGAGCTTCTCCGATCCGGAGTTCTACGAGCCCAAGTACACCATGGCCGAGTGCAAGGATCGCGACGCGACCTACTCCGCTCCGCTGTACGTCAAGGCCGAATTCATCAACAACAACACGGGCGAGATCAAGCAGCAGACCGTGTTCATGGGTGACTTCCCGCTGATGACGGAAAAGGGCACCTTCGTGGTCAACGGCACCGAGCGTGTCGTCGTCTCGCAGCTGGTCCGTTCGCCCGGCGCCTACTTCGAGAAGTCCCCGGACAAGACCAGTGACAAGGACATCTACTCGGCCCGCATCATCCCGTCCCGGGGTGCCTGGTTCGAGCTCGAGATCGACAAGCGCGATCAGGTCGGCGTCCGTCTGGACCGTAAGCGCAAGCAGTCCGTCACGGTGCTGCTGAAGGCACTCGGCTGGACCGAAGGCCAGATCCTGGAGGAGTTCGGCCAGTACGACTCCATGCGCGCCACCCTCGAGAAGGATGCCACGCAGACCCAGGAGGAGGCCCTCCTGGACATCTACCGCAAGCTGCGTCCGGGCGAGCCGCCCACCGTCGAGGCCGCCCAGAACCTTCTGGACAACCTCTACTTCAACGCCAAGCGCTACGATCTGGCCAAGGTCGGCCGCTACAAGATCAACCGCAAGCTCGGCATCGACCGCCCGCTGTCCGACCGTGAGGCCTCCATCCTCCACGTCGAGGACATCGTGGCCATGATCAAGTTCCTCGTGGCACTGCACGCCGGTGAGACCACCATCAAGGGCGTCCGTGACGGCCAGGAAGTGGATCTGCGCGTCGAGGTCGATGACATCGACCACTTCGGCAACCGCCGCATCCGCGCCGTGGGCGAGCTCATCGAGAACCAGGTCCGCACGGGTCTGTCCCGCATGGAGCGCGTGGTCCGCGAACGCATGACCACGCAGGACGTCGAAGCCATCACGCCGCAGTCGCTGATCAACATCCGCCCGGTGGTGGCAGCCATCAAGGAGTTCTTCGGAACTTCGCAGCTGTCCCAGTTCATGGACCAGAACAACCCGCTCTCGGGTCTGACCCACAAGCGCCGTCTCTCGGCTCTTGGCCCGGGTGGTCTGTCCCGTGACCGCGCCGGCATGGAAGTCCGTGACGTGCACCCGTCGCACTACGGCCGCATGTGCCCCATCGAAACCCCTGAAGGCCCGAACATCGGTCTGATCGGCTCGCTGGCATCCTACGGCCGTATCAACGCGTTCGGCTTCATCGAGACCCCGTACCGCAAGGTGTCCAACGGCGTCGTCAGCGACGACGTCGAGTACCTCACCGCGGATGACGAGGCCGAGGTCGTCATCGCCCAGGCCAACGCGCCGCTGGACGCCGACAACCGCTTCACCGAGGAGACCGTCCTCGTCCGTGAGCGCGGCGGTGGAGGCGAGCCCGTGCTCATCCCGGCCGAGGACGTGCAGTACATGGACGTCTCCCCGCGCCAGATGGTGTCCGTGGCGACCGCCCTGATCCCGTTCCTCGAGCACGACGACGCCAACCGCGCCCTCATGGGTGCGAACATGCAGCGTCAGGCCGTGCCGCTGGTCCGCGCCGAGGCCCCCTTCGTGGGCACCGGCATGGAGCGCGCCGCAGCCGTGGACGCCGGCGACGTCGTGGTGGCCAAGAAGGCCGGTGTGGTCTCCGAGGTCTCCGCCGACCTCGTGGTCATGCTGAACGACGACGGCACCGAGACGAGCTACCGCATCGGCAAGTTCTCCCGGTCCAACCAGGGCAACTGCTACAACCACCGCGTTCTGGTGGATGAAGGCCAGCGCCTCGAGGTCGGCGGCATCATCGCCGACGGTCCCTCCACGGACCAGGGTGAGCTCTCCCTGGGACGCAACCTCCTGGTCGCGTTCATGTCCTGGGAAGGCCACAACTTCGAGGATGCCATCATCCTGTCCCAGCGCCTGGTGGCCGAGGACGTCCTGTCCTCCATCCACATCGAGGAGCACGAGATCGATGCCCGCGACACCAAGCTCGGTGCCGAGGAGATCACCCGTGACATCCCGAACGTCTCCGAAGAGGTCCTGGCGGGCCTGGACGAGCGTGGCATCATCCACATCGGCGCCGAGGTCGAGGCCGGGGACATCCTGGTCGGCAAGGTCACCCCGAAGGGCGAGACCGAGCTGACCCCGGAGGAGCGCCTGCTGCGCGCCATCTTCGGTGAGAAGTCCCGCGAAGTGCGTGACACCTCCCTGAAGGTGCCCCACGGCGAGTCCGGCACCGTCATCGGTGTGCGCGTCTTCGACCGTGACAACGACGACGAGCTGCCCCCGGGCGTGAACCAGCTGGTGCGCGTCTACGTGGCCGCGAAGCGCAAGATCACGGACGGTGACAAGCTCGCCGGCCGTCACGGTAACAAGGGTGTCATCTCCAAGATCCTGCCGATCGAGGACATGCCGTTCCTGGCGGACGGCACCCCGGTCGACGTGGTCCTGAACCCGCTGGGTGTCCCGGGCCGAATGAACGTCGGTCAGGTGCTGGAAACGCACCTGGGCTGGGTCGCGAAGACCGGCTGGAAGATCGAAGGCGAGCCGGAGTGGGTCAAGAACCTCCCGAACCTGCCTCGTGAGACCGCGCCGAACCAGACCCTGGCCACCCCGGTGTTCGACGGCGCACGTGAAGAGGAGATCGCAGGCCTGCTGAACTCCACCAACGTGACCCGTGACGGTGACCGTCTGATCGACGCCTCCGGAAAGACCCGTCTGTTCGACGGCCGTTCCGGCGAGCCGTTCCCGGACCCGATCTCCGTGGGCTACATGTACATCCTGAAGCTCCACCACCTGGTGGACGACAAGATCCACGCCCGGTCCACCGGTCCGTACTCCATGATCACGCAGCAGCCGCTGGGCGGTAAGGCCCAGTTCGGCGGTCAGCGCTTCGGTGAAATGGAAGTGTGGGCGCTGGAGGCCTATGGCGCGGCGTACACGCTCCAGGAGCTCCTCACCATCAAGTCTGACGATATCCACGGCCGCGTGAAGGTGTACGAGGCGATCGTCAAGGGCGAGAACATCCCGGAGCCGGGCGTTCCCGAATCCTTCAAGGTTCTGATCAAGGAAATGCAGTCGCTCTGCCTGAACGTGGAGGTCCTCTCCACCGACGGCACCACGATCGAGATGCGTGACTCTGACGATGCAGTCTTCACGGCTGCCGAAGAACTGGGCATCGATCTGTCCCGCGCAGAGCCCAGTTCCGTCGAAGAGGTGTAG
- a CDS encoding acetyl-CoA C-acetyltransferase: MSSTESNNDVVILAAARTPQGRLNGQLASKTAVQLGSHAIKAAVERAGIDPDDVDAVIMGQVLQAGAGQNPARQSSVGAGLGWNVPTVTLNKVCLSGLTAVIDAARLIRSGEADVVVAGGQESMTRAPHLLPGSRQGWNYGTVQALDHAAHDGLTDAFDGQSMGLSTESLNLTLGIDRRAQDEVAAASHNRAADAIAAGVFTEEIAPLSIAQRKGDPLIVDTDEGVRPGTTLETLGGLKAAFATDGTITAGNSSPLSDGASALVLSSRKYADDHGLGYLAVVGSPGQVAGPDNSLHSQPSHAIQAALRRAGWETGDLDFIEINEAFGSVAVQSLKDLDYPLDRCNIHGGAIALGHPIGASGARLALHAAFELKRRGQGKAAVALCGGGGQGEALLLYRD; encoded by the coding sequence ATGTCCAGCACTGAAAGCAACAATGACGTTGTCATCCTCGCCGCTGCCCGCACGCCGCAGGGCCGGTTGAACGGACAGCTCGCCAGCAAGACCGCCGTCCAGCTCGGCAGCCACGCCATCAAGGCCGCCGTGGAACGCGCGGGCATCGACCCGGACGACGTGGACGCCGTCATCATGGGACAGGTCCTCCAGGCGGGCGCCGGCCAGAATCCGGCGCGCCAGAGTTCGGTGGGAGCCGGCCTCGGCTGGAACGTGCCCACGGTGACCCTCAACAAGGTCTGCCTCTCCGGGCTCACCGCCGTGATCGACGCCGCGCGCCTCATCCGCTCGGGGGAGGCCGACGTCGTCGTGGCCGGAGGTCAGGAGTCCATGACCCGCGCCCCGCACCTGCTGCCCGGCTCGCGGCAGGGCTGGAACTACGGCACCGTGCAGGCGCTCGACCATGCGGCGCACGACGGCCTCACGGACGCCTTCGACGGCCAGTCGATGGGCCTGTCCACGGAGAGCCTCAATCTCACCCTGGGCATCGATCGCCGAGCCCAGGACGAGGTCGCCGCCGCGTCCCACAACCGCGCGGCCGACGCCATCGCCGCGGGGGTCTTCACCGAGGAGATCGCGCCGCTCAGCATCGCCCAGCGCAAGGGCGACCCGCTGATCGTGGACACCGACGAAGGGGTGCGTCCCGGGACCACCCTGGAGACCCTGGGCGGCCTCAAGGCCGCGTTCGCGACGGACGGGACGATCACGGCCGGCAACTCCTCGCCGCTCTCCGACGGCGCGTCCGCGCTGGTGCTCTCGTCCCGCAAGTATGCGGACGACCACGGCCTGGGCTACCTCGCCGTCGTGGGCAGCCCCGGGCAGGTGGCCGGGCCGGACAACTCGCTCCACTCGCAGCCCTCGCACGCGATCCAGGCGGCCCTCCGCCGGGCCGGCTGGGAGACCGGGGACCTGGACTTCATCGAGATCAACGAGGCCTTCGGCTCGGTGGCCGTGCAGTCCCTCAAGGACCTGGACTACCCGCTGGACCGCTGCAACATCCACGGCGGGGCGATCGCCCTGGGCCACCCGATCGGCGCCTCCGGCGCCCGCCTGGCGCTGCACGCCGCCTTCGAGCTGAAGCGCCGAGGCCAGGGCAAGGCCGCCGTCGCCCTCTGTGGTGGTGGTGGTCAGGGCGAGGCCCTTCTGCTCTACCGCGACTGA
- a CDS encoding 5'-nucleotidase C-terminal domain-containing protein — translation MSETSTVSRRAMLSAAVVAGSSAGALLAAAPAEASPGHGAKRFRLTVLGTTDLHNNVFNWDYFKDAAYADKAGNQIGIAQASSLIKAVRAERGESSTLTIDAGDTIQGTPLAYYFAKIRPASRTVKHPMALAMNAVGYDAVALGNHEFNYGIDHLRTWERQLTFPVLGANVHVAGRAARAFSPYVLKRVRTSAGWVTVGIVGFVTPGCALWDRHNVEGKLDFNGIVEEAKKVIPEVRAAGADVVIVSCHSGATPGSSYGDALPFPENASSQLAEQVPGIDAILVGHAHQEIPERFVTNTATGRQVLLTEPLRWGMRVSVIDLDLVKERGHWKVETAHSHLLDAKTAPEDPAVVQAVTSAHREAVKYVNTAIGSSTAPLSTATACWEDTAAIDAINFVQATRIKAELAGGPNAGLPVLSIAAPFSRSVDVAAGPLTIRDIAGLYIFDNTLLSIKLTGAQLKAYLEWSATYYKTVTGTTVAAADLTNAPTALAPAGTPDYNYDIVFGLDAPLEYSIDVARPAGQRIQGLSYGGAPVADGAEFALAINNYRQSGGGSFPGVTQAPVLTNSQQEIRQLMIDYVVEHGVLDPAAVARNDWKLVVDGQPLTVTA, via the coding sequence ATGAGTGAAACCAGCACCGTCAGCCGCCGCGCCATGCTGAGCGCCGCCGTCGTCGCGGGCTCCAGCGCCGGAGCCCTTCTCGCCGCCGCACCTGCCGAGGCGAGCCCCGGCCACGGCGCCAAGCGCTTCCGTCTGACCGTGCTCGGCACCACGGACCTGCACAACAACGTGTTCAACTGGGATTACTTCAAGGACGCCGCCTACGCGGACAAGGCGGGCAATCAGATCGGCATCGCTCAGGCCTCGTCGCTCATCAAGGCGGTCCGCGCCGAACGCGGTGAGTCCAGCACCCTGACCATCGACGCCGGCGACACCATCCAGGGCACACCGCTCGCTTACTACTTCGCCAAGATCCGCCCCGCCTCCCGCACGGTGAAGCACCCCATGGCCCTCGCCATGAACGCGGTGGGCTACGACGCCGTCGCGCTGGGCAACCACGAGTTCAACTATGGCATCGACCACCTGCGCACCTGGGAGCGCCAGCTGACGTTCCCCGTCCTGGGCGCCAACGTCCACGTGGCCGGCCGCGCGGCCCGCGCCTTCAGCCCCTACGTCCTCAAGCGCGTGCGGACCTCCGCAGGCTGGGTGACGGTGGGCATCGTGGGTTTCGTGACCCCGGGCTGTGCCCTGTGGGACCGCCACAACGTGGAGGGCAAGCTGGACTTCAACGGCATCGTCGAGGAGGCGAAGAAGGTCATCCCCGAGGTGCGTGCCGCAGGCGCGGACGTCGTGATAGTCTCCTGCCACTCCGGCGCGACGCCGGGCTCCTCCTACGGTGACGCCCTGCCCTTCCCGGAGAACGCCTCGAGCCAGCTCGCCGAGCAGGTGCCCGGGATCGACGCGATCCTGGTCGGCCATGCGCACCAGGAGATCCCGGAGCGGTTCGTGACCAACACGGCCACGGGACGGCAGGTCCTGCTCACCGAACCCCTGCGCTGGGGCATGCGCGTCTCCGTGATCGACCTGGACCTCGTCAAGGAGCGGGGCCACTGGAAGGTCGAGACCGCTCACTCCCACCTGCTGGACGCCAAGACCGCGCCCGAGGATCCCGCCGTCGTCCAGGCCGTCACCTCCGCCCACCGCGAGGCCGTGAAGTACGTGAACACCGCCATCGGCTCCTCCACGGCGCCGCTGTCGACGGCCACGGCCTGCTGGGAGGACACCGCCGCCATCGACGCGATCAACTTCGTCCAGGCGACCCGGATCAAGGCCGAACTCGCCGGCGGCCCGAACGCCGGGCTGCCGGTCCTCTCGATCGCCGCGCCGTTCTCCCGCTCGGTGGACGTGGCCGCGGGTCCGCTGACCATCCGCGACATCGCCGGCCTCTACATCTTCGACAACACGCTGCTCAGCATCAAGCTCACCGGCGCCCAGCTCAAGGCCTACCTCGAGTGGTCCGCGACGTACTACAAGACCGTCACGGGCACCACGGTGGCCGCCGCGGACCTGACGAACGCCCCCACCGCGCTCGCTCCGGCGGGCACCCCGGATTACAACTACGACATCGTCTTCGGCCTGGACGCACCCCTGGAGTACAGCATCGACGTCGCCCGTCCCGCGGGTCAGCGCATCCAGGGGCTGAGCTACGGGGGAGCGCCCGTCGCGGACGGCGCGGAGTTCGCCCTGGCGATCAACAACTACCGCCAGAGCGGCGGCGGCAGCTTCCCGGGCGTCACCCAGGCTCCGGTCCTGACCAACAGCCAGCAGGAGATCCGCCAGCTCATGATCGATTACGTGGTGGAGCACGGGGTCCTGGATCCTGCGGCCGTCGCCCGCAACGACTGGAAGCTGGTGGTCGACGGTCAGCCGCTGACCGTCACGGCCTGA